From Lentimicrobiaceae bacterium, one genomic window encodes:
- a CDS encoding peptide MFS transporter, which translates to MKQPSALYMLALTASWERFSYYGMRAFLILYMVNSALSPSSGHLGGMGWDDGFAGKIYGIFTGLCYLFPLLGGWLADRYLGERRSVFIGGVLIMLGHFTCAIDDSLLPFIGGLTLLILGNGFFKPTVVTMVGDLYQQGDKRRDSAFTIYYMLFNAGVFLAPILCGYFSQTYGYRYGFITAGTGMALGLIAYVITAPRYLGNLGKVPKHQQNKAIQIEKTPLTKEEKDRIAVIVVLLFIVTFFWAGYEQAGSSFNLYTERFINRTVAGWTIPTEWFQSVNPLFVVILSPFFSWLWMALSRKGKNPSTPVKMGIGMVFLAIGFMFILGAIAQRGGDVSDVNVKAGLFWLIATYFFHTIGELCLSPIGLSMVTKLAPMKLASLFMGVWFCSNFLANLISGFLVGYVKELGAGTIFASIAIFMLVLAIIVFFIARKLLTMMHGRD; encoded by the coding sequence ATGAAACAACCATCTGCATTGTATATGCTTGCGTTAACAGCATCTTGGGAACGTTTCAGCTATTACGGAATGCGGGCTTTTCTTATTTTGTACATGGTTAATAGTGCACTGAGTCCTTCCTCCGGGCATTTGGGTGGCATGGGCTGGGATGATGGCTTTGCCGGAAAAATTTATGGAATTTTTACGGGACTATGTTATTTATTTCCCTTGTTGGGAGGTTGGTTAGCCGACCGTTATTTGGGTGAACGTCGTTCTGTTTTCATTGGCGGGGTACTTATTATGCTGGGGCATTTTACCTGTGCTATTGATGACAGTTTGTTGCCTTTTATTGGCGGGCTTACCTTGCTGATATTGGGCAATGGTTTTTTTAAACCTACGGTTGTAACCATGGTTGGCGATTTATACCAGCAGGGCGATAAACGTCGCGACAGTGCTTTTACCATATATTATATGTTGTTCAATGCCGGAGTATTTCTGGCACCCATCCTTTGTGGGTATTTCAGCCAAACTTATGGCTATCGTTACGGCTTTATTACTGCCGGAACAGGTATGGCTTTAGGATTAATTGCTTATGTTATAACGGCTCCCCGATATTTGGGCAATTTGGGCAAAGTGCCAAAACATCAACAAAATAAAGCTATACAAATTGAAAAAACGCCATTGACAAAAGAAGAAAAAGATAGAATTGCCGTAATTGTGGTTTTGCTGTTTATCGTTACTTTTTTCTGGGCTGGCTACGAACAAGCCGGTTCATCTTTCAATTTGTACACCGAAAGATTTATTAATCGAACGGTAGCCGGTTGGACTATACCTACCGAATGGTTTCAGAGTGTTAATCCTTTGTTTGTTGTAATCCTGTCTCCGTTTTTTTCCTGGTTATGGATGGCGTTATCAAGAAAAGGGAAAAATCCTTCAACACCTGTAAAAATGGGAATTGGGATGGTTTTTCTTGCAATTGGTTTTATGTTTATTCTGGGTGCCATAGCACAACGCGGGGGTGATGTATCAGATGTAAACGTTAAGGCAGGTCTTTTTTGGCTGATAGCTACCTATTTCTTTCATACAATAGGCGAATTGTGTCTCTCTCCGATAGGTCTTTCAATGGTAACCAAACTGGCTCCGATGAAATTAGCTTCACTTTTTATGGGAGTTTGGTTTTGTTCCAATTTTTTGGCAAACTTGATAAGCGGTTTTCTTGTAGGATATGTTAAAGAGTTGGGTGCAGGAACCATTTTTGCTTCCATTGCCATTTTTATGCTTGTACTTGCTATTATAGTATTTTTTATTGCACGCAAGTTACTAACGATGATGCATGGGCGGGATTAA
- the miaA gene encoding tRNA (adenosine(37)-N6)-dimethylallyltransferase MiaA, whose amino-acid sequence MPLITLLGPTATGKTRLAALLAAACNGEIISADSRQVYRKMNLGTGKDYNDYIVNGKQITYYLIDIADPGYEYSVHEFQRDFHLVFQDILSRIKQPILCGGTGLYLEAILKGYRLPAIPEDTSLRNSLNLLSDEELCTKLSRLKSLHATTDTVNRNRLLRAIEIETWLQKNPDIKSFQPVPSIIFGINFPREIIRQHITHRLQQRLENGMIEEIQQILNSGVRPETLKAYGLEYKYITQYIIKELTYNEMFTLLNTAIHQFAKRQMTWFRRMERNGLPIRWIDGNLPDKEKVNRILEVISLKK is encoded by the coding sequence ATGCCACTTATTACCCTGCTGGGACCTACTGCTACCGGGAAAACGAGGCTGGCAGCTCTTTTGGCTGCAGCCTGTAATGGCGAAATTATAAGCGCCGACAGCCGCCAGGTTTACCGAAAAATGAATCTTGGAACCGGAAAAGATTATAATGACTATATTGTTAATGGTAAGCAAATTACTTATTATTTGATTGATATTGCCGATCCTGGCTACGAATACAGTGTTCATGAATTCCAGCGTGATTTTCACTTAGTATTCCAGGATATCCTCTCTCGCATAAAACAACCCATTCTTTGTGGAGGTACTGGTTTATACTTGGAAGCAATTCTGAAAGGTTACCGGCTACCGGCTATACCGGAAGATACATCTTTGCGAAATTCGCTCAATCTGCTTAGTGATGAAGAGCTTTGTACAAAGCTTTCAAGATTAAAATCACTTCATGCCACTACAGATACCGTAAACCGAAACCGGCTATTGAGAGCCATCGAGATAGAAACCTGGCTTCAGAAAAATCCGGATATCAAGTCTTTTCAGCCAGTTCCATCAATTATTTTCGGTATTAACTTTCCCCGCGAAATCATAAGGCAACATATTACACATCGTCTGCAACAACGTTTGGAAAACGGAATGATAGAGGAAATTCAGCAAATACTCAACTCGGGAGTCCGTCCCGAAACATTAAAAGCTTATGGGCTTGAGTACAAATATATTACCCAATACATAATCAAAGAACTTACCTATAACGAAATGTTTACTTTGCTCAACACAGCCATACACCAATTTGCAAAACGGCAGATGACCTGGTTTCGTCGTATGGAACGCAACGGTTTGCCTATCCGATGGATTGATGGTAACTTGCCAGATAAAGAAAAAGTGAACCGTATTCTTGAGGTAATATCATTAAAGAAATAA
- the gldA gene encoding gliding motility-associated ABC transporter ATP-binding subunit GldA: MSIEVQNITKIYSGQKALDDVSFTIKPGEIIGFLGPNGAGKTTMMKIITCFIPPTAGNVRVYGYDIVEQSVEVRKKVGYLPENNPLYTEMYIKEYLEFVAGIYKPDFNISARVQEMIAITGLELEQKKKISTLSRGYRQRVGLAQALIHDPDVLILDEPTTGLDPNQIVEIRNLIKNIGKEKTVMLSTHIMQEVEAICSRAIIIDRGKIIADDQMQHLSESSIKNEIIIVEFNKEIAEKTLLGIPGVKRVKKMNGNFWEMESVSDIDIRNTINHFAKDNDLFILSLHKPERNLEKIFQELTQK, translated from the coding sequence ATGTCAATTGAAGTTCAGAATATTACAAAAATATATAGCGGACAAAAAGCGCTTGATGATGTTTCATTTACCATAAAACCCGGTGAGATTATTGGATTTTTGGGTCCTAACGGAGCTGGAAAAACTACGATGATGAAAATAATAACCTGTTTTATACCTCCCACAGCAGGCAATGTAAGGGTATATGGTTATGATATTGTTGAGCAATCTGTAGAAGTTCGTAAAAAAGTAGGATACCTACCCGAAAACAACCCGTTATACACTGAAATGTATATTAAGGAATATCTCGAGTTTGTTGCCGGTATTTACAAACCTGATTTTAATATTTCTGCAAGGGTACAGGAAATGATAGCAATAACCGGATTAGAACTGGAACAAAAGAAAAAAATAAGCACTTTGAGCAGGGGATACCGACAACGTGTTGGGTTGGCTCAGGCGTTGATTCATGATCCTGACGTTCTTATTTTAGATGAACCCACCACCGGGCTTGATCCCAATCAGATCGTTGAAATTAGAAATCTTATTAAAAATATTGGCAAGGAAAAAACGGTGATGCTTTCTACGCATATAATGCAGGAGGTTGAGGCTATTTGCAGTAGGGCTATCATAATTGACAGAGGAAAAATTATTGCCGATGACCAAATGCAGCATCTCTCAGAATCTTCCATTAAAAATGAAATTATCATTGTGGAATTTAACAAGGAAATTGCCGAGAAAACACTTTTAGGAATACCGGGCGTTAAGAGGGTAAAAAAAATGAATGGTAATTTCTGGGAAATGGAATCCGTATCGGATATTGATATCAGAAATACTATTAATCATTTTGCAAAAGATAATGATTTGTTTATTCTATCGTTACATAAACCGGAAAGAAATCTCGAAAAGATTTTTCAGGAACTTACACAAAAATAA
- a CDS encoding T9SS type A sorting domain-containing protein: MKNKFFILMFICMLNIQPLMSFAQKTSIHGSVNYHNDPSSPMQGVTLYLKTLTNTILDSTTSNPNGVYTFHNIANGSYIVSATYNQPPLGVGIEDAQLVMLYLNNQITFDVLQKLAADVTGDDTITIADYDTIMNHWLLTGLPFPAGNWVFTDDTIDVSKGKDNPPTTGGSSSGDVGGVFLPGQKPKPMIYPNCEETVTAQTKNSFAIPYTISSHMNIGGMGFVINYPSDLMTINNIKSPFGEIDYKVINDKIYISYLSPCMLPHEVFTGDVIFTIEGTTTDAFIQDKEIALVIDPFFSQLNDKKGKIFAGESVTFPKVVWEASPLGSAGVYPNPASETVNFVFSIEKEGYVHLKVYNATGEIVKQYSRVYQQGMQNINLNTDDLQSGIYFYSILSPENRLMEKGKLMINN; encoded by the coding sequence ATGAAAAACAAGTTTTTTATTCTGATGTTTATCTGTATGCTTAATATACAGCCACTTATGTCATTTGCACAAAAAACCAGCATTCATGGATCAGTAAATTATCATAACGACCCCAGTAGCCCCATGCAGGGTGTTACTCTTTATCTTAAAACATTAACAAATACAATATTAGATAGTACAACAAGTAACCCAAACGGAGTTTACACATTTCATAATATTGCAAACGGTTCTTATATTGTTAGCGCTACCTACAACCAGCCTCCGCTTGGAGTAGGAATTGAAGATGCACAACTTGTAATGTTATATCTGAATAATCAGATTACTTTTGATGTATTACAAAAACTGGCAGCTGATGTTACAGGCGATGACACAATTACAATAGCTGATTATGATACAATTATGAATCATTGGCTGCTTACGGGATTACCTTTCCCTGCAGGAAACTGGGTATTTACCGATGACACGATAGATGTTTCAAAAGGAAAAGACAACCCTCCTACTACCGGTGGCTCAAGTTCCGGAGATGTTGGAGGCGTTTTTCTTCCTGGACAAAAACCCAAACCCATGATTTACCCGAATTGCGAAGAGACCGTAACAGCACAAACAAAGAATAGTTTTGCTATTCCTTATACTATTTCCTCCCATATGAATATTGGAGGTATGGGATTTGTTATTAACTATCCATCTGATTTAATGACTATTAATAATATCAAGTCCCCATTTGGCGAGATTGATTACAAAGTAATAAACGACAAAATCTACATTTCCTACTTAAGCCCTTGTATGCTTCCCCATGAAGTATTTACCGGGGATGTTATTTTTACCATTGAAGGTACAACAACCGATGCTTTCATCCAAGATAAAGAAATTGCACTCGTTATTGACCCGTTTTTTAGTCAGTTAAATGATAAAAAAGGTAAAATTTTTGCTGGCGAAAGCGTTACCTTCCCAAAAGTGGTGTGGGAAGCCAGTCCGTTAGGGTCTGCAGGAGTATATCCTAATCCGGCATCTGAAACTGTTAATTTTGTTTTTTCTATTGAAAAAGAAGGGTATGTACATTTAAAAGTATATAATGCAACAGGTGAAATAGTTAAGCAGTATTCAAGAGTATATCAGCAGGGAATGCAAAATATTAATTTAAATACTGACGATTTACAAAGCGGAATATACTTTTATAGTATTCTTTCTCCCGAAAACAGGCTGATGGAAAAAGGAAAACTAATGATAAACAATTAG
- a CDS encoding tetratricopeptide repeat protein: MKKDRVLLFAISVYLCLGVIGVYYLKKDSLSFSKFVPTEKKTNANTFLSAEDFYKKKDYETALALYQTVLKTALKKKDTLLLIQCQIKMANCYRFENKFDNALTIIDSAESLFMSGQFSNNLLQAEIFLAKGSVLMNTGKNQLSIQLLNQSVSLFVKILGKNNSILSLPYNNIGTNYLYLGDFKKSIEYYTKALSIAQKNAIIDKADIAMYHQNLGIAFARTGDYDRALMEMNTNLQINQNILKQNDPALGNIYLNFGQLNYLFSQYKKAENYLNKAEQIFKKNKKNKNYELSLTLLNKGNIFNAIADYDKALEYYLESISILKSVYNESHPYYSLLYSNIGYVYMQKGMYSKALSYLFKSLQTYHNTSDKIRIYRNLAKCYQQINDKNNATLYFEKSIEIAESINGISHVETAQSYLEYAKYLSQTGNYKKSIDYFNISLSIYKNKFGEKNRDVANCYTHIGILYYNKHDYNTSTYYFHKALVSQSPVFNNGNLLTNPDVNALPTDYYALNALTYKANALLNNYIQTTKKRITYLKASFETYSLALALTERIRMSYLAEDSKYLINSEQKNMVNAGLYTALQLYKVTGEEKYLEKSFEFSEKGKYAILLSGIKELEATQIGNVPRNLLEKEREIKHRLSVYENYLYTEKSLEQSNSEKIVLWEKKIFNLNQQHDSLEKTLETSYSDYYKLKYSTQTIGARQVQEKVHPDQACISYVLSDSLLFTFCITKTEIIAYQTPVNQEFGKNLTKMRSLLTQYDALNYTRLEYDSFIQTSRNLYKILIEPIADKIKGKSLKIIPDDKLGYLPFEVLLTCEPRRGRMNFKTLPYLFLQNDISYSYSTTINFSKNKKHNFSNVKVLAFAPDYQAYGNKNPIFNLPSLPAAQDEIKCVKDIVGGKIFTGKDATEANFKKKAGKYSILHLAMHTQINDENPIYSRLIFSPSPDSLNEGLLYAYELFNMKLNAQLAMLSACNTGSGKLSKGEGIMSMARGFIYAGVPSIILTLWSVNDASSADLVKSFYQYLSKGLNKDQALQLAKKDYLLHTDPLKSHPFFWAAYVEIGDTNPINKGINYLWWIIAGLVITTTIITGAVIIARRIYST; the protein is encoded by the coding sequence ATGAAGAAAGACAGGGTATTACTATTTGCCATTAGTGTATATTTATGCTTAGGGGTCATTGGCGTTTATTATTTGAAAAAAGATTCTCTATCCTTTTCTAAGTTCGTACCCACCGAAAAAAAAACCAATGCAAATACGTTTCTATCTGCTGAAGATTTTTACAAAAAAAAGGACTACGAAACTGCCCTTGCCCTGTACCAAACTGTACTGAAAACTGCTCTTAAGAAAAAAGACACTCTCTTGCTAATTCAATGCCAGATTAAAATGGCAAATTGCTACAGGTTTGAAAACAAATTTGATAATGCTTTAACTATCATTGATTCTGCTGAAAGTCTTTTTATGTCAGGGCAATTCTCCAATAACCTTTTGCAAGCAGAAATTTTTCTTGCAAAAGGTTCTGTTTTAATGAATACGGGGAAAAATCAGCTTTCAATTCAACTTTTAAACCAGTCAGTTTCATTATTTGTTAAAATATTAGGTAAAAACAATTCTATCCTATCATTACCCTATAATAACATAGGAACTAATTATTTATATTTAGGCGACTTTAAAAAATCAATAGAGTATTATACGAAAGCTTTAAGCATAGCACAAAAAAATGCGATTATAGATAAGGCAGATATTGCTATGTATCACCAGAATCTGGGAATAGCATTCGCCAGGACAGGCGATTATGATAGAGCTTTAATGGAAATGAATACTAATTTACAGATAAATCAAAATATTTTAAAACAAAATGACCCAGCGTTAGGAAATATTTATCTTAACTTCGGACAATTAAATTACCTTTTCAGTCAATATAAAAAAGCTGAAAATTATTTAAATAAAGCGGAGCAGATTTTTAAAAAAAATAAAAAAAATAAAAATTACGAATTAAGTTTAACTTTATTAAATAAAGGAAATATTTTTAATGCAATTGCAGATTATGACAAGGCTCTTGAATATTACTTGGAATCCATATCTATTTTAAAATCTGTATATAATGAAAGTCATCCATATTATAGCCTTTTATATTCAAATATTGGTTATGTATATATGCAAAAAGGCATGTATTCCAAGGCTCTCAGTTATTTATTCAAAAGCCTGCAAACCTATCATAATACATCGGATAAAATCAGGATTTACCGTAACCTTGCAAAATGTTATCAACAAATTAACGATAAAAACAATGCAACCTTATATTTTGAAAAATCTATTGAAATAGCCGAAAGCATCAATGGGATTAGCCATGTAGAAACCGCCCAGTCATATCTCGAGTATGCCAAATACTTATCCCAAACAGGAAACTATAAAAAAAGCATAGATTATTTTAATATCTCACTATCAATATATAAAAATAAATTTGGTGAAAAAAACAGAGATGTAGCAAATTGTTATACACACATAGGTATCCTATATTACAACAAACATGATTATAACACTTCCACCTATTATTTTCATAAGGCTTTGGTATCACAAAGCCCTGTTTTTAACAATGGTAATTTATTAACCAACCCCGATGTTAATGCTTTACCCACCGATTATTATGCATTGAATGCTCTTACATATAAAGCCAATGCTCTGCTAAACAATTACATTCAAACTACAAAAAAAAGAATTACTTACTTAAAAGCAAGTTTTGAGACTTATAGCCTTGCCTTGGCACTTACCGAACGGATAAGGATGTCGTATCTGGCTGAGGATAGTAAATATCTTATTAATAGTGAGCAAAAAAATATGGTTAACGCCGGACTTTATACAGCTTTACAACTGTATAAAGTAACCGGTGAGGAAAAATATCTTGAAAAATCATTTGAATTTTCTGAAAAAGGCAAATATGCAATTTTGCTCTCAGGCATTAAAGAATTGGAAGCTACTCAAATTGGCAATGTACCTCGCAATCTTTTAGAAAAAGAACGAGAAATTAAACACAGACTATCGGTATACGAAAACTATCTGTACACCGAAAAATCACTTGAACAATCCAATTCGGAGAAAATAGTGTTATGGGAAAAAAAGATTTTTAACCTGAATCAACAACACGACAGTTTGGAAAAAACTTTAGAAACATCCTATTCTGATTATTACAAGTTGAAATATAGCACACAAACTATTGGGGCAAGGCAAGTTCAGGAAAAAGTACATCCTGATCAGGCGTGTATTTCTTATGTCCTTTCCGATTCGCTTCTTTTTACATTTTGTATCACAAAAACGGAAATTATTGCATATCAAACACCCGTTAACCAGGAATTTGGGAAAAACCTCACCAAAATGCGGTCTCTGTTGACCCAGTACGATGCATTGAACTATACAAGGCTGGAATACGATTCTTTTATTCAGACATCGAGAAATTTGTACAAAATATTGATTGAACCCATCGCTGATAAAATAAAAGGGAAATCTCTAAAAATAATACCTGACGACAAACTGGGTTATCTTCCTTTTGAAGTTCTGCTTACCTGCGAGCCCCGGAGGGGAAGAATGAACTTTAAAACCCTTCCTTATCTGTTTTTACAAAACGACATCAGCTATTCCTATAGCACTACAATCAATTTCAGCAAAAATAAGAAACACAATTTCAGCAATGTGAAAGTACTTGCGTTTGCCCCCGATTACCAAGCTTATGGCAATAAAAACCCGATTTTCAACCTTCCATCTCTGCCCGCTGCACAAGACGAAATAAAGTGTGTAAAAGATATTGTCGGAGGAAAAATTTTCACAGGAAAAGATGCAACAGAAGCTAATTTTAAAAAGAAAGCTGGGAAATATAGTATTTTACACTTGGCAATGCATACACAGATAAATGATGAAAATCCTATATATTCGAGATTAATATTTTCACCATCTCCGGATTCTCTCAACGAAGGATTGCTTTATGCCTACGAACTCTTCAATATGAAACTTAATGCACAATTAGCCATGCTCAGTGCCTGCAATACAGGAAGTGGTAAACTCAGCAAGGGCGAAGGGATCATGAGCATGGCACGGGGCTTTATCTATGCAGGGGTTCCCAGTATTATTCTTACCCTTTGGTCGGTAAACGATGCCTCCAGTGCCGATCTTGTAAAAAGTTTTTACCAATACCTTTCCAAGGGACTAAACAAAGATCAGGCACTACAACTGGCAAAAAAGGATTACCTACTTCATACCGATCCACTTAAATCACACCCTTTTTTCTGGGCAGCTTATGTTGAAATTGGAGACACAAATCCCATTAACAAAGGTATTAATTATTTGTGGTGGATAATTGCCGGGCTTGTTATCACTACAACCATAATTACAGGAGCTGTTATCATTGCCCGAAGAATTTATAGTACATAA
- a CDS encoding Smr/MutS family protein produces MVYPGNFEQKTGFDSIRQMIVNACLSTLGKYFAKKMHFSSQIEIIGKLLDQTEEFRQLYLFDDPFPSQDYFDLTSEFDRLKAEGTYIPPEQLLELKLSLRTLLDVIYYLTKRNKKYPALLALTVNIYSEDIILRDIELIINEKGEIHNHASPELSKIRKDIQSKVASVERKVYQSLSLGKKEGWLVQDAEITIRNGRLVIPVPASYKRKIKGYIHDESATGQTVFIEPSEAFETNNAIRELEIAERHEIIRILTLFTDTLRPQLSELIQAYRFLGLVDFIRAKALVSVQLNAIRPDIHNKPLIQWKQAVHPLLFLSHQLQNKKVVPLDISLDDNERILVISGPNAGGKSVCLKTAGLLQYMLQCGLLIPVKEASEAGIFHTLFIDIGDEQSLENDLSTYSSHLLNLKNILKNADKNTLFLIDEFGTGTDPHLGGAIAEAVLEELSRKNSMGIVTTHYSNLKLLAEKTAGIINGAMLFDNSKMQPLYLLKIGKPGSSFAFEIARNIGFPEKILQNAAEKTGTSQLDYEQCLTELETEKLALEKEFQQLRAADTLLSELIAKYKKLYNDLDAKKKEIISSARFEAKNLLTDASSLIEKTIKEIRENQAEKSATKAGRQEIKALTEKLQEATPQIENTSHDNPESISLQNETESPKSDIETPLRKGDKVCIIGQDFTGEILEIDDEEALVAFENFKIKTLRQHIERASEEPKEKRKTGSRYSGIINDINAKTTEFSLRLDVRGQRAEAALNTVQKYIDEAILLGVFEVNILHGKGNGILRHLIREYLSTVREIKQFYDERIEFGGHGITIVKFR; encoded by the coding sequence GTGGTCTATCCTGGAAACTTTGAGCAGAAAACAGGTTTTGATTCCATCAGGCAGATGATTGTCAATGCCTGCCTAAGTACATTGGGAAAATATTTTGCAAAAAAAATGCACTTTTCTTCCCAAATTGAAATCATTGGCAAATTACTTGACCAAACGGAAGAATTTAGACAATTGTATTTATTCGACGATCCGTTTCCTTCCCAAGATTATTTTGATCTCACCAGCGAATTCGACAGATTAAAAGCCGAAGGAACCTACATTCCACCCGAACAATTGCTGGAACTGAAGCTTTCTCTCAGAACATTATTAGATGTCATTTACTATCTTACAAAACGAAATAAAAAATATCCGGCTCTACTTGCCCTTACCGTAAATATTTATTCTGAAGACATCATCCTTAGAGATATTGAACTTATTATCAATGAAAAAGGAGAAATACATAACCATGCTTCCCCCGAGCTATCCAAAATAAGAAAAGACATACAATCGAAAGTTGCATCTGTAGAACGAAAAGTGTATCAATCTCTTTCGCTGGGTAAAAAGGAAGGCTGGCTGGTGCAGGATGCAGAAATAACCATACGAAACGGTCGCCTCGTAATCCCTGTACCTGCTTCTTATAAAAGGAAAATAAAAGGCTATATTCACGACGAATCGGCTACCGGGCAAACCGTATTTATTGAACCTTCAGAAGCTTTCGAAACCAATAACGCCATTCGGGAACTCGAAATAGCTGAACGACATGAAATTATTCGAATTCTTACTCTTTTTACCGACACCCTCCGCCCACAACTTTCCGAACTGATACAAGCATATCGTTTTTTAGGACTTGTAGATTTTATTCGCGCAAAAGCATTGGTTTCAGTACAGTTGAATGCAATACGACCGGACATACACAACAAGCCCCTGATACAATGGAAACAAGCTGTTCATCCTTTGCTTTTTTTGTCGCATCAGCTACAAAACAAAAAAGTAGTGCCGCTCGATATATCACTCGACGATAATGAAAGAATCCTTGTAATCAGCGGACCCAATGCAGGTGGAAAATCTGTTTGTCTGAAAACTGCAGGCTTACTTCAGTACATGTTGCAATGTGGTTTGCTTATCCCGGTAAAAGAAGCCTCAGAAGCAGGAATTTTTCATACACTTTTTATTGACATAGGTGATGAACAATCGCTTGAAAATGACCTTAGTACATATAGTTCACATCTATTGAATCTGAAAAATATTCTAAAAAATGCTGATAAAAATACCCTTTTTCTGATTGATGAATTTGGCACGGGTACAGATCCTCACTTGGGCGGAGCTATTGCTGAAGCCGTACTGGAAGAACTCAGCCGGAAAAATTCCATGGGAATTGTAACCACTCACTATTCTAATCTGAAACTTCTTGCCGAAAAAACAGCAGGAATAATTAATGGAGCTATGCTGTTCGATAATAGCAAAATGCAACCTCTTTATCTATTGAAAATTGGAAAACCAGGTAGTTCATTTGCATTTGAAATTGCCCGCAACATAGGTTTTCCTGAAAAAATTCTGCAAAATGCAGCCGAAAAAACCGGCACATCCCAGTTAGATTATGAACAATGCCTTACGGAACTAGAAACAGAAAAACTTGCGTTAGAAAAGGAATTTCAACAACTCAGGGCGGCAGATACCCTTCTCTCCGAACTGATTGCAAAATACAAGAAATTGTATAACGACCTGGATGCAAAAAAGAAAGAAATTATTTCCAGTGCCCGTTTCGAAGCCAAAAACCTGCTAACAGATGCAAGTAGCCTTATTGAAAAAACAATAAAGGAAATACGGGAAAATCAGGCAGAAAAATCGGCTACAAAGGCGGGAAGACAAGAAATTAAGGCACTAACCGAAAAACTACAGGAAGCAACGCCACAAATAGAAAACACATCCCATGATAACCCAGAATCAATCAGCTTGCAAAATGAAACCGAAAGTCCAAAATCGGATATAGAAACCCCTTTACGGAAGGGCGATAAGGTATGTATTATTGGTCAGGATTTTACAGGAGAAATCCTTGAAATAGATGATGAGGAAGCGTTGGTTGCCTTTGAAAACTTCAAAATTAAAACTTTGCGCCAACACATAGAAAGAGCAAGTGAGGAACCGAAAGAAAAAAGAAAAACGGGTAGCCGATATTCCGGCATCATTAACGACATCAACGCCAAAACTACAGAATTCAGTCTCCGGCTCGATGTTAGAGGACAACGAGCCGAGGCAGCCCTTAATACAGTACAAAAATACATTGATGAAGCTATTTTACTTGGAGTGTTCGAAGTGAATATTCTTCACGGAAAAGGAAATGGTATCCTTCGTCATCTTATCCGCGAATATTTAAGTACGGTGCGCGAAATCAAACAGTTTTACGACGAGCGTATCGAATTTGGCGGACATGGAATAACTATTGTAAAATTCAGATAA
- a CDS encoding PAS domain-containing protein, with amino-acid sequence MENIQHWANEFPSAVTIANMQGVIVYMNEKASATFEKYGGKSLIGKSLYDCHSESSREKLKLLINKQASNTYTIEKNGIKKLIHQSPWYQNGKCAGIVELSIVLPPDMPHFIR; translated from the coding sequence ATGGAAAATATACAACATTGGGCAAACGAATTTCCTTCAGCGGTTACCATTGCCAATATGCAGGGAGTGATAGTGTATATGAATGAAAAAGCCTCAGCTACCTTCGAAAAATACGGAGGGAAGAGCTTGATAGGAAAAAGTCTTTACGACTGCCATTCCGAATCTTCACGCGAAAAGCTGAAACTGCTTATCAACAAACAAGCGTCAAATACCTACACCATTGAAAAAAATGGAATAAAAAAACTCATCCACCAATCGCCCTGGTATCAAAACGGAAAATGTGCAGGCATAGTGGAACTTTCTATTGTATTACCACCTGATATGCCCCATTTTATCAGGTAG